One Phaseolus vulgaris cultivar G19833 chromosome 2, P. vulgaris v2.0, whole genome shotgun sequence DNA window includes the following coding sequences:
- the LOC137811560 gene encoding signal peptidase complex subunit 1-like produces the protein MDWQGQKLAEQLMQIMLLAFAVSAFASGYVMASFQMMILVYAGGVVLTTLLTIPNWPFFNRHPLIWLDSSEAEKHPKPQPSSNVTQKKKHVKK, from the coding sequence ATGGATTGGCAAGGTCAAAAGCTAGCGGAGCAACTGATGCAGATAATGCTGCTTGCATTTGCCGTGAGTGCATTTGCAAGTGGATATGTCATGGCTTCTTTCCAAATGATGATTCTCGTATACGCTGGGGGTGTGGTTCTCACCACGTTGCTCACTATCCCCAATTGGCCGTTTTTCAATCGCCATCCCCTTATTTGGTTGGATTCAAGTGAGGCTGAAAAGCACCCTAAGCCACAACCTTCTTCTAATGTAACTCAAAAGAAGAAACATGTTAAGaagtag